One Cellulomonas taurus genomic region harbors:
- a CDS encoding pyridoxamine 5'-phosphate oxidase family protein, protein MDDTLTPADLDLLRRPLHGFFTVAAGPLPPQPRPVWFEVAEDGTIQLFTGPETLKVRRLRRDPRASLVVAAPAGESEHWVAVSGPVTITTEGAKELAARLAARYWDLSDPALAAAAEQMQADDQVRLILRPEQVRRFAV, encoded by the coding sequence CTGCGCCGACCGCTGCACGGCTTCTTCACCGTCGCCGCCGGGCCTCTCCCACCGCAGCCGCGCCCGGTGTGGTTCGAGGTGGCCGAGGACGGCACGATCCAGCTGTTCACCGGGCCGGAGACGCTGAAGGTGCGGCGGCTGCGCCGCGATCCGCGGGCGTCGCTGGTGGTGGCGGCCCCGGCGGGCGAGTCCGAGCACTGGGTGGCGGTGTCCGGACCGGTGACGATCACCACCGAGGGCGCCAAGGAACTGGCTGCCCGGTTGGCGGCGCGGTACTGGGATCTGTCCGATCCGGCCCTCGCGGCCGCGGCGGAGCAGATGCAGGCGGACGACCAGGTGCGGCTGATCCTGCGCCCGGAACAAGTGCGCCGGTTCGCGGTCTGA